A single region of the Solwaraspora sp. WMMD791 genome encodes:
- a CDS encoding ABC transporter permease: MNATTPSTGSALVAPTRSGPSPVTPSARRVDRVRPRGRSGLRAIVYREFLLLTRNRTNLLLAVLPTAIYLLLFATSLTNLVGSVTYQGIDVGYAEFAIPAIMLSSMLAATTTTGTSLFQEEMGGMAVELWSYPMSRAGYIAGKILATTGLVIAQSLAALLVGVLLFDLGWPLANWAALGAGTVVVSLTFNGLYLLFASLVRDFQRFMVLINVLGPFLLFSSPSFYPVEQMPDVLRWLSVVNPVTYGISCLRGGALFGWQAMWPTALGMLAAAAVLFAAISVVLTRRVREL; the protein is encoded by the coding sequence GTGAACGCCACGACACCGTCGACCGGATCGGCGCTGGTCGCGCCCACCCGAAGCGGGCCGTCTCCGGTCACGCCGTCCGCCCGCCGGGTCGACCGGGTGCGGCCGCGTGGCCGCAGCGGTCTGCGGGCGATCGTCTACCGCGAGTTCCTGCTGTTGACCCGCAACCGCACCAACCTGTTGCTGGCGGTCCTGCCGACCGCCATCTACCTGCTGCTGTTCGCCACGTCGCTGACGAATCTGGTCGGCAGCGTGACCTACCAGGGGATCGACGTCGGGTACGCCGAGTTCGCCATTCCCGCGATCATGCTGTCGTCGATGCTCGCCGCGACCACGACCACCGGGACGTCCCTGTTCCAGGAGGAGATGGGCGGGATGGCGGTCGAGCTGTGGTCCTATCCGATGAGCCGGGCGGGCTACATCGCGGGGAAGATCCTCGCCACCACCGGACTGGTGATCGCGCAGAGCCTCGCCGCCCTGCTCGTCGGCGTGCTGTTGTTCGACCTGGGCTGGCCGTTGGCCAACTGGGCCGCCCTCGGGGCGGGCACGGTCGTGGTGTCGCTGACGTTCAACGGCCTCTATCTGCTGTTCGCGTCACTCGTGCGCGACTTCCAGCGGTTCATGGTGCTGATCAACGTGCTCGGGCCGTTCCTGCTCTTCTCCAGCCCGTCGTTCTACCCGGTGGAGCAGATGCCGGACGTGCTCCGATGGCTGTCGGTGGTGAACCCGGTCACCTACGGCATCTCCTGCCTGCGTGGCGGTGCGCTGTTCGGCTGGCAGGCGATGTGGCCGACCGCGCTCGGCATGCTGGCCGCCGCCGCCGTCCTGTTCGCGGCGATCTCAGTCGTGCTGACCCGCCGGGTGCGGGAACTGTGA
- a CDS encoding inositol monophosphatase: MPSLDDLLAVAVQATAHGAELMRTREPGRLAGKGDRDYASEVDLAVERDLRALLADRTPHIGFLGEEEGTSGAATGGEQWVLDPIDGTVNFAHGVPLCGVSLALVRDRRPVVGVVELPFLGVRYTATAGGGAWRDGEPIRIRGASRISDALANLGDYGVGAGSGERNAVRFALTRQVAHRALRVRMLGSAAIDLVWVADGRTDVSITLSNKPWDMAAGTLIAREAGAAVVDIDGTPHTLDSSATIAAPPPLLDEVLAMVAAAVSEAGGAVPEAGAVAPSAGLLTPRDDQVP; the protein is encoded by the coding sequence ATGCCGTCACTGGACGACCTGCTGGCGGTCGCCGTGCAGGCGACCGCCCACGGGGCGGAGCTGATGCGGACCCGCGAGCCGGGACGGTTGGCCGGCAAGGGCGACCGGGACTACGCCTCCGAAGTGGACCTCGCGGTGGAGCGGGACCTGCGGGCCCTTCTCGCCGACCGGACCCCGCACATCGGGTTCCTCGGCGAGGAGGAGGGCACCAGCGGTGCCGCGACCGGCGGCGAGCAGTGGGTGCTGGATCCGATCGACGGCACGGTCAACTTCGCGCACGGCGTACCGCTGTGCGGGGTGTCCCTGGCCCTGGTCCGCGACCGCCGCCCAGTGGTCGGGGTGGTCGAGTTGCCGTTCCTGGGCGTCCGCTACACCGCGACCGCCGGTGGTGGCGCGTGGCGCGACGGAGAGCCGATCCGCATCCGGGGTGCGTCGCGGATCTCCGACGCGCTGGCCAACCTCGGTGACTACGGGGTCGGGGCGGGGTCGGGGGAGCGCAACGCCGTCCGGTTCGCGCTCACCAGGCAGGTCGCCCACCGTGCCCTGCGGGTGCGGATGCTCGGATCGGCCGCGATCGACCTGGTCTGGGTCGCCGACGGCCGCACCGACGTGTCGATCACGCTGTCGAACAAGCCGTGGGACATGGCCGCCGGCACCCTCATCGCCCGCGAGGCCGGGGCGGCGGTCGTCGACATCGACGGTACGCCGCACACCCTCGACTCGTCGGCCACGATCGCCGCGCCGCCGCCGCTGCTCGACGAGGTGCTGGCGATGGTCGCGGCTGCGGTGTCGGAAGCCGGTGGTGCGGTGCCGGAGGCCGGGGCGGTGGCACCGAGTGCGGGCTTGCTCACACCTCGGGACGACCAGGTGCCCTGA
- the thrC gene encoding threonine synthase: protein MTSLIDATTSSASVSSASPARALVCRGCGTEYPLAAQHACYECFGPLEVAYDPAAIARVTRADIEAGPANIWRYAPLLPAGQDPATRVSLDPGFTPLVPAAALAAELGITGSLWVKDDSANPTHSFKDRVVSVALTAARTLGFSRFACASTGNLANSVAAHAARAGVPSIVFIPGDLEPGKIVTTAVYGGELVAIDGSYDDVNRLCSELVETDEFADTAFVNVNVRPYYAEGSKTLGYEVAEQLGWRIPEQVVIPMASGELLTKVDKAFAELVEIGLVEAPANGWRVFGAQSAGCNPIATALHRDTDAIVPVKPTGIAKSLNIGDPAAGLYALEAVRRTGGWMDYADDDEIRAGIRLLARTTGVFAETAGGVTTAVLKKLVESGRLDPAAETVVYNTGEGLKTIDAVAGLVGPTHRVKPSLRSVREAGLLG, encoded by the coding sequence ATGACGTCGCTGATCGACGCAACCACCAGCTCCGCCTCCGTCAGCTCCGCCAGCCCGGCGCGGGCGCTGGTCTGCCGTGGCTGCGGCACCGAGTATCCGCTCGCCGCGCAGCACGCGTGTTACGAGTGTTTCGGGCCGCTGGAGGTCGCGTACGACCCGGCGGCCATCGCCCGCGTCACCCGGGCCGACATCGAGGCGGGCCCGGCCAACATCTGGCGGTACGCCCCGCTGCTGCCCGCCGGGCAGGACCCGGCCACCCGGGTCAGCCTGGATCCCGGCTTCACCCCGCTGGTCCCGGCCGCCGCGCTCGCCGCCGAGCTCGGCATCACCGGGTCGCTGTGGGTCAAGGACGACAGCGCGAACCCGACCCATTCGTTCAAGGACCGGGTCGTCTCGGTCGCGCTCACCGCCGCCCGTACGCTCGGTTTCTCCCGGTTCGCCTGCGCCTCGACCGGCAACCTGGCCAACTCGGTGGCCGCCCACGCGGCCCGCGCCGGCGTACCGTCGATCGTCTTCATCCCCGGCGACCTGGAGCCCGGCAAGATCGTCACCACCGCCGTGTACGGCGGGGAGCTGGTCGCGATCGACGGCTCCTACGACGACGTGAACCGGCTCTGCAGTGAGCTGGTGGAGACCGACGAGTTCGCCGACACCGCGTTCGTCAACGTCAACGTGCGGCCCTACTACGCGGAGGGGTCGAAGACTCTCGGCTACGAGGTGGCCGAGCAGCTCGGCTGGCGGATCCCCGAGCAGGTGGTGATCCCGATGGCCAGCGGCGAGCTGCTCACCAAGGTCGACAAGGCCTTCGCCGAGCTGGTCGAGATCGGCCTGGTCGAGGCGCCGGCCAACGGCTGGCGGGTGTTCGGCGCCCAGTCGGCCGGCTGCAACCCGATCGCCACCGCGCTGCACCGCGACACCGACGCGATCGTGCCGGTGAAGCCGACCGGGATCGCCAAGTCGCTCAACATCGGCGACCCGGCGGCCGGGTTGTACGCGCTCGAGGCGGTCCGGCGCACCGGCGGCTGGATGGACTACGCCGACGACGACGAGATCCGCGCCGGGATCCGGCTGCTGGCCCGGACCACCGGGGTGTTCGCCGAGACCGCTGGCGGGGTGACCACGGCGGTGCTGAAGAAGTTGGTCGAATCCGGTCGGCTCGACCCGGCGGCGGAGACGGTCGTCTACAACACCGGTGAGGGTCTGAAGACGATCGACGCGGTGGCCGGGCTGGTCGGGCCGACGCACCGGGTCAAGCCGTCGTTGCGCTCAGTCCGCGAGGCGGGGCTCCTCGGCTGA
- a CDS encoding GNAT family N-acetyltransferase, producing the protein MDITITPLDPADPTTVDQAYGIKAASVHVPDMPPSSRPWFEATIGFQRKDERIDHALAYLDGTPVGLIKLEYPLLDNLDNAGLDIQVLPEYRRRGVGRALYAYGVAQARAAGRTRIMGHSADTMPGGVVRDPAPTAFAQSLGAKSALVEVRRRLDIDTVDQVALDALLADSWPRAAGYELLTWTGDVPDEHVDDIAYLDGRLITDAPMGDLAWEAEQVDAARIREFEAFRRAQGVRGYHVVARHVDSGRIVAWTHITCPATPDWHAFQQITIVDPDHRGHRLGLIVKIENLRLVTRHEPALRSIDTWNADSNRHMIAINEAVGYRAVDIWHNWQQTI; encoded by the coding sequence ATGGACATCACCATCACCCCGCTGGATCCCGCCGATCCGACCACTGTCGATCAGGCGTACGGGATCAAAGCCGCCTCGGTTCACGTACCGGACATGCCGCCGTCGTCTCGCCCTTGGTTCGAGGCCACCATCGGCTTCCAGCGCAAGGACGAACGGATCGACCATGCCCTCGCGTACCTCGACGGCACCCCGGTCGGGCTGATCAAGCTCGAGTACCCGCTGCTGGACAACCTGGACAATGCCGGCCTGGACATCCAGGTGCTGCCCGAATACCGGCGGCGCGGCGTGGGGCGGGCACTGTACGCGTACGGGGTGGCGCAGGCCCGCGCCGCCGGCCGGACCCGGATCATGGGGCACTCGGCGGACACCATGCCGGGCGGGGTGGTCCGGGATCCGGCGCCGACCGCCTTCGCACAGTCGCTGGGCGCGAAGTCCGCGCTGGTCGAGGTCCGTCGCCGGCTCGACATCGACACGGTCGACCAGGTCGCCCTCGACGCGCTGCTCGCCGACAGCTGGCCACGGGCCGCCGGCTACGAACTGCTGACCTGGACCGGCGACGTTCCCGACGAGCACGTCGACGACATCGCCTACCTCGACGGCCGGCTGATCACCGACGCGCCAATGGGCGACCTGGCCTGGGAAGCCGAACAGGTCGACGCCGCCCGCATCCGCGAGTTCGAGGCGTTCCGCCGCGCCCAGGGCGTCCGGGGCTACCACGTCGTCGCCCGGCACGTCGACAGCGGGCGGATCGTCGCCTGGACCCACATCACCTGTCCGGCCACGCCCGACTGGCATGCGTTCCAGCAGATCACCATCGTCGATCCGGACCATCGCGGCCACCGGCTCGGGCTGATCGTCAAGATCGAGAACCTGCGGCTGGTGACGCGGCACGAACCGGCGCTGCGCTCCATCGACACCTGGAACGCCGACAGCAACCGCCACATGATCGCCATCAACGAGGCGGTGGGCTACCGGGCCGTCGACATCTGGCACAACTGGCAGCAGACCATCTGA
- the paaN gene encoding phenylacetic acid degradation protein PaaN, translating to MTETPHPLYVTHADTLARALTAITERDYWSAYPESPSPRIYGEHAADEGATAFRGYLGQDFPLDQASATGGPVATERSPFGVELGVRYPRPDVDQLIAAARAALPDWRDAGPRTRAGVCLEILARLHAHAFELANAVQFTTGQAFVMAFQAGATHAFDRALEAVAYAYAEMTRHPSSADWEKPAGRGDPLRMTKTYHVVPRGVALVIGCRTFPTWNSYPGLFASLVTGNPVVVKPHPGAVLPLAITVRYARQVLTEAGFDPDLVQLAAEAPDDRLATVLATHPQVRIVDFTGSTEYGDWLEANARQASVYTEKAGVNTVIVDSTADFAGMCRNLAFSLSLYSGQMCTTPQNILVPADGIDTDQGHKSLDEVAAGIATAIGKLTGDPGRAVEIIGAIGDDGVLQRLADATKLGEPVLESRELVHPAHPDAVVRTPLLVKLDAAAEETYGREWFGPVAFVVATASTAQSIEIFRRTVGARGGLTAGVHSTDERVLDEVEAAAVDVGVHLSTNLTGGVFVNQSAAFSDFHATGANAAGNAALTDGAYVAGRFRIVQSRRHR from the coding sequence ATGACGGAGACCCCGCACCCCCTGTACGTCACGCACGCCGACACCCTGGCCCGTGCGTTGACCGCGATCACCGAACGGGACTACTGGTCGGCGTACCCCGAGTCGCCGAGCCCACGGATCTACGGCGAGCACGCCGCCGACGAGGGCGCCACCGCGTTCCGGGGCTACCTCGGCCAGGACTTCCCGCTGGACCAGGCCAGCGCCACCGGTGGCCCGGTGGCCACCGAGCGCAGCCCGTTCGGCGTCGAACTCGGCGTACGGTATCCGCGCCCCGACGTCGACCAGCTGATCGCCGCCGCCCGCGCGGCGCTGCCCGACTGGCGCGACGCCGGCCCGCGGACCCGGGCCGGGGTCTGTCTGGAGATCCTGGCCCGGTTGCACGCGCACGCCTTCGAGTTGGCCAACGCGGTGCAGTTCACCACCGGCCAGGCGTTCGTGATGGCCTTCCAGGCGGGCGCGACGCACGCCTTCGACCGGGCGTTGGAGGCGGTGGCGTACGCGTACGCCGAGATGACCCGCCACCCGTCCAGCGCCGACTGGGAGAAACCGGCCGGCCGGGGCGATCCGCTACGGATGACCAAGACGTACCACGTGGTGCCGCGCGGTGTCGCCCTGGTGATCGGCTGCCGCACCTTCCCGACCTGGAACTCCTACCCGGGTCTGTTCGCCTCCCTGGTCACCGGCAATCCGGTGGTCGTCAAGCCGCACCCGGGCGCGGTGCTGCCGCTGGCGATCACCGTGCGGTACGCCCGGCAGGTGCTCACCGAGGCCGGCTTCGACCCGGACCTGGTGCAGCTGGCCGCCGAAGCGCCGGACGACCGGCTGGCGACCGTCCTCGCCACCCACCCGCAGGTGCGCATCGTCGACTTCACCGGCTCCACCGAGTACGGCGACTGGCTGGAGGCCAACGCCCGGCAGGCCAGCGTCTACACCGAGAAGGCCGGCGTCAACACGGTCATCGTCGACTCCACGGCGGACTTCGCCGGCATGTGCCGCAACCTCGCCTTCTCCCTGTCGCTCTACAGCGGACAGATGTGCACCACCCCGCAGAACATCCTGGTGCCCGCCGACGGCATCGACACCGACCAGGGGCACAAGAGCCTGGACGAGGTGGCCGCCGGCATCGCCACCGCGATCGGCAAACTGACCGGCGACCCGGGCCGCGCGGTCGAGATCATCGGGGCGATCGGCGACGACGGCGTACTGCAGCGGCTCGCCGACGCCACGAAGCTGGGTGAGCCGGTCCTGGAGTCCCGCGAACTCGTCCACCCGGCCCACCCGGACGCGGTGGTCCGTACCCCGCTGCTGGTCAAGCTGGACGCGGCGGCCGAGGAGACCTACGGCCGGGAGTGGTTCGGGCCGGTGGCCTTCGTCGTCGCCACCGCCTCGACCGCGCAGAGCATCGAGATCTTCCGGCGGACCGTCGGTGCCCGGGGTGGACTGACCGCCGGCGTCCACTCGACCGACGAGCGGGTGCTCGACGAGGTCGAGGCGGCGGCGGTCGACGTCGGCGTGCACCTGTCGACCAACCTCACCGGCGGCGTGTTCGTCAACCAGTCGGCGGCGTTCTCCGACTTCCACGCCACCGGTGCCAACGCCGCCGGAAACGCGGCGTTGACCGACGGGGCGTACGTCGCCGGCCGGTTCCGCATCGTCCAGTCCCGTCGGCACCGCTGA
- a CDS encoding M28 family peptidase: MTIISAAALRTHISELTRHGPRHHTNPAATGPVLDYLTGRLSDSGHRVVVERYGDAPHEVNLIADAGRPADGPIVEVCAHWDTVAGSPGADDNASGVAGLLEIARVLAADPPTRRPRFCLFGGEEDDVPFTGSRAHVARLGGDGVHVAGAVVLEMIGYRDATVGSQRIPAGLRDGLRGVDGLDRGDFVAVVGSIESSQWLAAFQAAGWVQEPSLPVVPLPVPRRQGGDVARSDHVPYWDAGLLAVMVSDTADFRNPHYHRSTDTVDTLDLGFAAAVATAVTDAVRTLSR; the protein is encoded by the coding sequence GTGACGATCATCAGCGCCGCGGCGCTGCGTACCCACATCTCGGAGCTGACCCGGCACGGGCCGCGACATCACACCAACCCGGCCGCGACCGGCCCGGTCCTCGACTACCTGACCGGACGTCTGTCGGATTCCGGTCACCGGGTGGTCGTCGAGCGGTACGGCGACGCCCCGCACGAGGTCAACCTGATCGCCGACGCGGGCCGGCCGGCCGACGGGCCGATCGTCGAGGTCTGCGCCCACTGGGACACGGTGGCCGGCAGCCCGGGGGCCGACGACAACGCCAGCGGCGTGGCCGGGCTGCTGGAGATCGCCCGGGTGCTGGCCGCCGACCCGCCGACCCGGCGTCCCCGGTTCTGTCTGTTCGGCGGTGAGGAGGACGACGTGCCGTTCACCGGGAGCCGGGCGCACGTCGCCCGGCTGGGCGGCGACGGCGTACACGTCGCCGGGGCGGTCGTGCTGGAGATGATCGGCTACCGCGACGCCACCGTGGGCAGTCAGCGGATCCCGGCAGGGCTGCGCGACGGGCTACGCGGCGTCGACGGGCTCGACCGGGGCGACTTCGTCGCCGTGGTGGGCAGCATCGAGTCCAGCCAGTGGTTGGCCGCCTTCCAGGCCGCCGGCTGGGTCCAGGAGCCGTCCCTGCCGGTGGTGCCGCTGCCGGTGCCCCGGCGGCAGGGCGGCGACGTCGCCCGCAGCGACCACGTGCCGTACTGGGACGCCGGGCTGCTCGCCGTGATGGTCAGCGACACCGCCGACTTCCGCAACCCGCACTACCACCGGTCGACCGACACCGTGGACACGCTCGACCTGGGTTTCGCGGCGGCGGTGGCGACGGCGGTCACCGACGCGGTACGCACGCTCTCGCGCTGA
- a CDS encoding GNAT family N-acetyltransferase has protein sequence MRALRLEMLADSPLAYLETLADAAARPHDEYAARVARAATGTTLAQFVAEAAAGPAQRRTGGRFVAHVGAHAASDDPATTVLYAVYVSPPWRGQGLLGALLDAVADWSRTAGRPELLLEVVVGNDRALRAYQRLGFTDTGVRLPHPTLPDMTELQMRRPA, from the coding sequence ATGCGGGCGCTGCGGTTGGAGATGCTGGCCGACTCGCCGCTGGCGTACCTCGAGACCCTCGCCGACGCGGCCGCCCGCCCCCACGACGAGTACGCCGCCCGGGTCGCCCGCGCCGCCACCGGCACCACGCTGGCCCAGTTCGTCGCGGAGGCCGCCGCCGGGCCGGCCCAGCGACGCACCGGCGGCCGGTTCGTGGCACACGTCGGGGCGCACGCCGCCAGCGACGATCCGGCGACCACCGTGCTGTACGCCGTCTACGTCAGCCCGCCCTGGCGCGGGCAGGGTCTGCTCGGTGCCCTGCTCGACGCGGTCGCCGACTGGTCGCGTACGGCGGGCCGGCCGGAGCTGCTGCTGGAGGTGGTGGTCGGCAACGACCGGGCACTGCGGGCGTACCAGCGGCTCGGGTTCACCGACACCGGGGTCCGCCTGCCGCACCCGACGCTGCCGGACATGACCGAGCTGCAGATGCGACGCCCGGCCTGA
- a CDS encoding serine hydrolase, translating into MAAGIGLLVVLSAFTGALPGDAGTPPPRQPGWTVPGDDLRTVLLRDGEVTLPDDGFYSWAALNRRTGLLTGSANYTAQSDTMSLIKAWLAADDLRRADEQGLLPRAPRLAELSAIIRDSDNPGADATYARVGGEDSIHRMVRICGLTDTAPVLDRWSNTVVSARDLARLGRCIADGRAAGPQWTPWLLGEMRAVRGEGDFGPRDALTPEYAATVAIKNGWLLRDEDDLWHISCLAIGEHWVIGALARYPGEQGFDHGVGFCRQLGAALLLVA; encoded by the coding sequence GTGGCCGCCGGCATCGGCCTGCTCGTCGTGCTCTCGGCGTTCACCGGCGCCCTGCCCGGAGACGCCGGTACGCCGCCACCCCGCCAGCCCGGCTGGACGGTGCCCGGCGACGACCTGCGGACCGTCCTGCTGCGCGACGGCGAAGTGACCCTGCCCGACGACGGGTTCTACTCCTGGGCCGCCCTGAACCGGCGCACCGGGCTGCTCACCGGGTCGGCCAACTACACCGCGCAGAGCGACACCATGTCCCTGATCAAGGCCTGGCTGGCCGCCGACGACCTGCGCCGCGCCGACGAGCAGGGACTGCTGCCCCGCGCCCCGCGACTGGCCGAGCTGTCCGCGATCATCCGCGACAGCGACAACCCGGGCGCGGACGCCACCTACGCCCGGGTCGGCGGCGAGGACTCGATTCACCGGATGGTGCGCATCTGCGGCCTGACCGACACCGCCCCGGTCCTCGACCGGTGGAGCAACACCGTCGTCTCCGCCCGCGACCTCGCCCGGCTCGGCCGGTGCATCGCCGACGGCCGGGCCGCCGGGCCGCAGTGGACCCCGTGGCTGCTCGGCGAGATGCGCGCGGTACGCGGCGAGGGCGACTTCGGTCCCCGCGACGCCCTCACCCCCGAGTACGCCGCCACCGTCGCCATCAAGAACGGCTGGCTGCTGCGCGACGAGGACGACCTGTGGCACATCAGCTGCCTGGCGATCGGTGAGCACTGGGTGATCGGCGCGCTGGCCCGCTACCCCGGCGAGCAGGGGTTCGACCACGGCGTCGGCTTCTGCCGGCAACTCGGTGCGGCGCTACTGCTGGTGGCCTGA
- a CDS encoding cold-shock protein, producing MAQGTVKWFNSEKGYGFIAVDGGQDVFVHFSAIEMDGYKALEDGQRVEFEVGQGQKGPQAERVRLIG from the coding sequence GTGGCACAGGGCACCGTGAAGTGGTTCAACAGCGAAAAGGGCTACGGCTTCATCGCGGTCGACGGAGGTCAGGACGTCTTCGTCCATTTCTCCGCGATCGAGATGGACGGCTACAAGGCGCTCGAAGACGGCCAGCGGGTCGAGTTCGAGGTCGGCCAGGGCCAGAAGGGTCCGCAGGCCGAACGGGTCCGACTCATCGGCTGA
- the groL gene encoding chaperonin GroEL (60 kDa chaperone family; promotes refolding of misfolded polypeptides especially under stressful conditions; forms two stacked rings of heptamers to form a barrel-shaped 14mer; ends can be capped by GroES; misfolded proteins enter the barrel where they are refolded when GroES binds) yields MAKMIAFDEEARRGLERGMNTLADAVKVTLGPKGRNVVLEKKWGAPTITNDGVSIAKEIELEDPYEKIGAELVKEVAKKTDDVAGDGTTTATVLAQALVREGLRNVAAGANPMALKRGIEAAVANVSEELSKLAKDVETKEQIASTASISAGDSSVGEIIAEAMDKVGKEGVITVEESNTFGLELELTEGMRFDKGYISPYFWTDPERMEAVLDDPYILIVNSKISSVKDLLPILEKIMQSGKPLLIIAEDVEGEALATLIVNKVRGTFKSVAVKAPGFGDRRKAMLTDISILTGGQVVSEELGLKLDAVTLDMLGRARKVQVTKDETTVVDGAGDAEQIQGRVNQIRAEIEKSDSDYDREKLQERLAKLAGGVAVIKVGAATEVELKERKHRIEDAVRNAKAAVEEGIVPGGGVALVQAGKTAFDKLDLVGDEATGAQIVKIALDAPLRQIAVNAGLEGGVVVEKVRNLEPGHGLNAANGEYVDLLKAGIIDPAKVTRSALQNASSIAALFLTTEAVVADKPEKNPAPAGAPGGGEMDF; encoded by the coding sequence ATGGCCAAGATGATCGCGTTCGACGAAGAGGCGCGCCGCGGCCTCGAGCGGGGCATGAACACCCTCGCCGACGCCGTCAAGGTGACGCTCGGCCCCAAGGGCCGCAACGTCGTGCTCGAAAAGAAGTGGGGTGCCCCCACCATCACCAACGATGGTGTGAGCATCGCCAAGGAGATCGAGCTCGAGGACCCGTACGAGAAGATCGGCGCTGAGCTGGTCAAGGAGGTCGCCAAGAAGACCGACGACGTGGCCGGTGACGGCACGACGACGGCGACCGTCCTGGCCCAGGCGCTGGTCCGCGAAGGCCTGCGCAACGTCGCGGCCGGCGCGAACCCGATGGCCCTGAAGCGGGGCATCGAGGCTGCCGTGGCCAACGTCTCGGAGGAGCTGAGCAAGCTCGCCAAGGACGTGGAGACCAAGGAGCAGATCGCCTCCACCGCGTCGATCTCGGCCGGGGACTCCAGCGTCGGCGAGATCATCGCCGAGGCGATGGACAAGGTCGGCAAGGAAGGCGTCATCACCGTCGAGGAGAGCAACACCTTCGGCCTGGAGCTGGAGCTCACCGAGGGTATGCGCTTCGACAAGGGCTACATCTCGCCCTACTTCTGGACCGACCCGGAGCGGATGGAGGCCGTCCTCGACGACCCCTACATCCTGATCGTCAACAGCAAGATCTCCTCGGTCAAGGACCTGCTCCCGATCCTGGAGAAGATCATGCAGTCGGGCAAGCCGCTGCTGATCATCGCCGAGGACGTCGAGGGCGAGGCCCTGGCCACCCTGATCGTCAACAAGGTGCGCGGCACCTTCAAGTCGGTTGCCGTCAAGGCCCCCGGCTTCGGCGACCGCCGCAAGGCGATGCTGACCGACATCTCGATCCTCACCGGCGGCCAGGTCGTCAGCGAGGAGCTGGGCCTCAAGCTCGACGCGGTGACCCTCGACATGCTGGGCCGTGCCCGCAAGGTCCAGGTCACCAAGGACGAGACCACGGTCGTCGACGGTGCCGGTGACGCCGAGCAGATCCAGGGCCGGGTGAACCAGATCCGGGCCGAGATCGAGAAGAGCGACTCCGACTACGACCGCGAGAAGCTGCAGGAGCGGCTGGCCAAGCTGGCCGGTGGCGTTGCGGTGATCAAGGTCGGCGCCGCCACCGAGGTGGAGCTCAAGGAGCGCAAGCACCGCATCGAGGACGCGGTGCGCAACGCCAAGGCCGCCGTCGAGGAGGGCATCGTCCCCGGTGGTGGTGTCGCCCTGGTGCAGGCCGGCAAGACCGCCTTCGACAAGCTCGACCTGGTCGGCGACGAGGCGACCGGCGCGCAGATCGTCAAGATCGCGCTGGACGCCCCGCTGCGGCAGATCGCCGTCAACGCCGGCCTCGAGGGCGGCGTCGTGGTGGAGAAGGTCCGCAACCTGGAGCCGGGCCACGGCCTCAACGCCGCCAACGGCGAGTACGTGGACCTGCTCAAGGCCGGCATCATCGACCCGGCCAAGGTGACCCGGTCGGCGCTGCAGAACGCCTCGTCGATCGCCGCGCTGTTCCTGACCACCGAGGCTGTGGTGGCGGACAAGCCGGAGAAGAACCCGGCCCCGGCGGGTGCGCCGGGCGGCGGCGAGATGGACTTCTGA